One window of the Doryrhamphus excisus isolate RoL2022-K1 chromosome 10, RoL_Dexc_1.0, whole genome shotgun sequence genome contains the following:
- the fdps gene encoding farnesyl pyrophosphate synthase isoform X2, producing the protein MGDSTWNGSHNKKPLLSDPGLFESQFEELVQELTEQDVTDPVLADALNRLKEVLLYNAPGGKRNRGLSVIGSLRELIPPTRLTQDTVQRALVVGWCIELLQAFFLVADDIMDASVTRRGQPCWYKKDGIGLDAINDAFLLEGSIYRLLRRHCRTQPYYLHLLELFTETSFQTELGQTLDLMTAPPGQIDLNRFTTERYKAIVKYKTAFYSFYLPVAAAMYMAGIEDEEEHKNAKHILLEMGEFFQIQDDYLDCYGDPAVTGKIGTDIQDNKCSWLVVTAMEVLTAEQRAELEACYGRHDDASVRKVKALYDALQMPSLYRKYEDESYRRLQKLIARHAQNLPHAVFLNFAKKIYKRNK; encoded by the exons ATG GGAGACAGCACTTGGAACGGATCCCACAACAAGAAGCCCCTGCTGTCAGATCCAGGACTCTTTGAATCCCAGTTCGAGGAGTTGGTGCAGGAGCTGACCGAGCAGGACGTCACTGATCCCGTACTGGCGGATGCCCTAAACAGGCTGAAAGAG GTTTTGCTCTACAATGCTCCTGGAGGCAAGAGGAACCGGGGCCTGTCAGTGATTGGCTCCTTGCGGGAGCTCATCCCACCGACTCGGCTCACACAGGACACCGTGCAGCGCGCCCTGGTGGTCGGCTGGTGTATTGAATTG CTGCAGGCGTTCTTCCTCGTCGCCGACGACATCATGGATGCATCGGTGACCCGCCGAGGACAACCCTGCTGGTACAAGAAG GACGGTATCGGCTTGGATGCCATCAACGACGCCTTCCTCCTGGAGGGCTCCATTTACAGGCTGCTACGCAGACACTGCAGGACCCAGCCCTACTATCTCCACCTGCTGGAGCTTTTCACTGAG aCGTCCTTCCAGACCGAACTCGGTCAAACCCTGGACCTCATGACGGCGCCCCCTGGTCAGATTGACCTGAACAGATTCACCACGGAGAG GTACAAAGCTATTGTGAAATATAAGACGGCCTTCTACTCCTTTTACCTCCCAGTGGCAGCAGCCATGTACATG GCTGGAATCGAGGACGAAGAAGAGCACAAAAATGCCAAACACATTTTACTTGAGATGGGAGAGTTCTTCCAAATCCAG GATGATTACCTGGACTGCTATGGAGACCCGGCGGTGACCGGAAAGATTGGCACCGACATCCAGGATAACAAGTGCAGTTGGCTGGTCGTCACGGCGATGGAGGTCCTGACCGCTGAGCAGAGAGCAGAGTTGGAG GCCTGCTACGGTCGTCACGACGACGCCAGCGTGCGAAAGGTCAAAGCGCTCTACGACGCCTTGCAGATGCCGAGCCTGTACCGCAAATACGAAGACGAGAGCTACCGCCGGCTACAGAAGCTCATCGCCCGTCACGCTCAGAACCTCCCCCACGCCGTGTTCCTCAACTTTGCCAAGAAGATCTACAAGAGGAACAAGTGA
- the fdps gene encoding farnesyl pyrophosphate synthase isoform X1, producing the protein MRHLLRLPVPKMIRLMWPTMSPFKSQHQASPLLTSSSQGDSTWNGSHNKKPLLSDPGLFESQFEELVQELTEQDVTDPVLADALNRLKEVLLYNAPGGKRNRGLSVIGSLRELIPPTRLTQDTVQRALVVGWCIELLQAFFLVADDIMDASVTRRGQPCWYKKDGIGLDAINDAFLLEGSIYRLLRRHCRTQPYYLHLLELFTETSFQTELGQTLDLMTAPPGQIDLNRFTTERYKAIVKYKTAFYSFYLPVAAAMYMAGIEDEEEHKNAKHILLEMGEFFQIQDDYLDCYGDPAVTGKIGTDIQDNKCSWLVVTAMEVLTAEQRAELEACYGRHDDASVRKVKALYDALQMPSLYRKYEDESYRRLQKLIARHAQNLPHAVFLNFAKKIYKRNK; encoded by the exons ATGAGGCACCTCCTCCGCTTGCCAGTTCCTAAAATGATCCGCCTTATGTGGCCAACAATGTCCCCGTTTAAGTCCCAACATCAAGCCTCTCCACTGTTGACCTCGTCTTCCCAGGGAGACAGCACTTGGAACGGATCCCACAACAAGAAGCCCCTGCTGTCAGATCCAGGACTCTTTGAATCCCAGTTCGAGGAGTTGGTGCAGGAGCTGACCGAGCAGGACGTCACTGATCCCGTACTGGCGGATGCCCTAAACAGGCTGAAAGAG GTTTTGCTCTACAATGCTCCTGGAGGCAAGAGGAACCGGGGCCTGTCAGTGATTGGCTCCTTGCGGGAGCTCATCCCACCGACTCGGCTCACACAGGACACCGTGCAGCGCGCCCTGGTGGTCGGCTGGTGTATTGAATTG CTGCAGGCGTTCTTCCTCGTCGCCGACGACATCATGGATGCATCGGTGACCCGCCGAGGACAACCCTGCTGGTACAAGAAG GACGGTATCGGCTTGGATGCCATCAACGACGCCTTCCTCCTGGAGGGCTCCATTTACAGGCTGCTACGCAGACACTGCAGGACCCAGCCCTACTATCTCCACCTGCTGGAGCTTTTCACTGAG aCGTCCTTCCAGACCGAACTCGGTCAAACCCTGGACCTCATGACGGCGCCCCCTGGTCAGATTGACCTGAACAGATTCACCACGGAGAG GTACAAAGCTATTGTGAAATATAAGACGGCCTTCTACTCCTTTTACCTCCCAGTGGCAGCAGCCATGTACATG GCTGGAATCGAGGACGAAGAAGAGCACAAAAATGCCAAACACATTTTACTTGAGATGGGAGAGTTCTTCCAAATCCAG GATGATTACCTGGACTGCTATGGAGACCCGGCGGTGACCGGAAAGATTGGCACCGACATCCAGGATAACAAGTGCAGTTGGCTGGTCGTCACGGCGATGGAGGTCCTGACCGCTGAGCAGAGAGCAGAGTTGGAG GCCTGCTACGGTCGTCACGACGACGCCAGCGTGCGAAAGGTCAAAGCGCTCTACGACGCCTTGCAGATGCCGAGCCTGTACCGCAAATACGAAGACGAGAGCTACCGCCGGCTACAGAAGCTCATCGCCCGTCACGCTCAGAACCTCCCCCACGCCGTGTTCCTCAACTTTGCCAAGAAGATCTACAAGAGGAACAAGTGA